In Oncorhynchus kisutch isolate 150728-3 linkage group LG7, Okis_V2, whole genome shotgun sequence, one DNA window encodes the following:
- the LOC116374621 gene encoding zinc finger protein 583-like isoform X1, producing MIPDDVPVGLDTNPIRGDWNQYSSSVYSEGFLDKKGDGLVVDEVTVKEEGDDPLTWNADQTHLGEGQSQGNTSDFLDYRESLEPNPNIATHSPLHALRDRDPVSTSMAPSDSHGRILFDQVLNSNDKARVQAGEGGATSGGTKEKRFFCMFCNKGFNCPQKVEIHQRVHVGVKPFSCSQCQMRFSQAWNLKIHQRVHTGEKPYSCSQCHMSFAQTCNLKRHQRVHTGEKPYSCPQCEKRFSHQHQLKMHLKVHTGERAQYYPQTSGHES from the coding sequence atgatacCTGATGACGTGCCTGTGGGCTTAGATACTAATCCAATAAGAGGGGACTGGAaccagtacagtagtagtgtatactctgaAGGGTTCCTAGATAAGAAAGGGGATGGTCTGGTTGTAGATGAGGTGACTGTGAAAGAGGAGGGTGACGATCCTCTGACATGGAATGCAGACCAGACTCACTTAGGAGAAGGACAGTCGCAGGGCAACACTAGTGACTTCTTAGACTACAGGGAAAGTTTAGAGCCAAATCCAAATATCGCAACCCACTCCCCTTTACACGCGCTCAGGGACCGCGACCCAGTGTCCACGTCGATGGCACCTTCCGATTCACACGGCCGCATCCTTTTcgatcaggtattgaactcaaacGACAAGGCTAGAGTCCAGGCTGGGGAAGGGGGAGCAACATCAGGCGGTACTAAAGAGAAACGGTTCttctgcatgttctgtaacaaaggcttcaattgcccccagaaggtggagatccaccagagggtccacgtaggggtgaaacccttcagctgtagTCAGTGTCAAATGCGCTTCTCCCAGGCTTGGAACCTGaagatccaccagagggtccacacaggggagaaaccctacagctgtaGCCAGTGTCACATGAGCTTTGCCCAGACTTgcaacctgaagaggcaccaaagggtccacacaggggagaaaccctacagctgcccccagtgtgagaagaggttctcccaccAGCACCAGCTGAAGATGCACCTAAAGGTCCACACGGGAGAGAGGGCCCAGTATTACCCCCAGACtagcggtcacgagtcatga
- the LOC116374621 gene encoding uncharacterized protein LOC116374621 isoform X2 — protein MANCMVFHTQLASIMEVLANSAVAEICKLVDDDYAVFRLEITQSQKENRSLRRKLQLLEMKVARDRAERTMRERVLASRPSSDKSLDRYRGMARGEGHLTGGHRSFVKPAGHNACRDDQPIAIDEGSGTSTQHVIVIESAEAAGPGVKQEKTEGEENSRHSRDIQTGTAAGVALPVATEDLTTSVAPQVRTRHTIMEEEEGPEVLRVKEEECEEGLGNPVGTMVMEDRLHLLLNPQRNQLSSTGPHTVSLSQ, from the exons atggctaactgtatggtttttcacactcaattagcctccatcatggaggtgcTAGCGAATTCAGCCGTTGCagagatctgtaaactcgtagacgacgactatgcagtgtttcgtttggaaataactcaaagccagaaagaaaaccgGTCATTGCGGAGAAAACTGCAGCTACTGGAAATGAAGGTGGCACGGGATCGCGCAGAGAGGACAATGCGAGAGCGCGTTCTCGCCAGTCGTCCCAGTAGTGACAAGTCCCTcgaccgatacagaggaatggcaagag gtgaaggacatctcactggaggccacaggagctttgtgaagccagcGGGACACAATGCGTGTAGAGATGACCAACCCATAGCTATagatgaggggagtggaacctcaacccagcatgTTATCGTGATAGAG TCAGCAGAAGCTGCAGGACCTGGGGTCAAGCAGGAGAAgactgaaggagaggagaactcaagacacagcagagacatccagactgGCACAGCAGCAGGAGTGGCGCTCCCTGTAGCCACGGAGGACCTCACCACCTCCGTCGCACCGCAGGTCAGGACCCGACACACCATCATGGAG gaggaggagggtccagaggtgctgcgggtgaaggaggaggagtgtgaggagggtCTGGGGAACCCTGTGGGGACCATGGTCATGGAGGACAGACTACATCTCCTTCTGAACCCACAGAGGAACCAGctgagcagcacaggaccacacacagtctcactgag